The following DNA comes from Musa acuminata AAA Group cultivar baxijiao chromosome BXJ1-4, Cavendish_Baxijiao_AAA, whole genome shotgun sequence.
atctataattagcttctCTACTGCTAATTTTTGTCTCAACCCAGTTGAGACATTCAACCATTGGAAGTGAGATCCAATAAATAGATACTATGATTAActtagatttaatttttttatatataatgataAGTAATTTCAGGgttagattaatatttttatcatttaagaTAATAAGAagtttaataaataattaaattgagAAATTAATATTATCCATAagtcataaattatatatattagacTTATTAGGGATAATATTGAAGAAAAAATGATTAGGTTTTCTACTTAAAAGGGCCctatccatttttttttttctatttggccttgcatgcatgaagtcatcattgTTGGTGGTCTTGGTTCATCCTGATCGAGATTAAGAAATTGATAGGATTCAGACCATCACCACACTATTACAGTGGTCTAAGAGGATGCTTAGAGTTATATGAGCGTAAATGCTGGtctatcttatatatttttagttttttattagaTTATAATAGGATTTGAGCATGAGATATATTTGTATTAGGCTTTGGACTTAGGCTTAAATGAGTTATTAAAAGGGATGTTATGCATGTATCTTAAAATACACATGATAGAAAATTTTGGAATAAACATATGTTTATATTCTATGAATCTCTAACTACTTTGGGTAGATATTTATCTTCATCCAATTGATCCCTACCCATCACTCTTCTAAAAGAAGGTATGTGACATTTATTCAAGGGTGGAAACTTATTTTAATCTTATGGATCCTTACCAACTTCTTTTACAGAAAGAGATATGCGATTCTCATTCAAAAGATATTCATTCTTATAAAAGCATTGTAAACCCTTACATTTTGGAGTTAATGAATGAACGAATGAAGAGTTTAGTgttcataattatcaagaatattACGTGAGAGGCTTAAGTGAGGAGAGAGTCCTCAAGAGAGATCCTACCCTATccattctttctctttccctcctTCCCATCACCGACTTCATCTTCAACCATCATGACAATACCATCACATTCATGGTAACAACGCTATCGATCATCGTCAATGTAGCCCCTATCGATAACTACCATATTATGCGTGAACATTTCTACCATGCCATTCGCTCGACCACTATTTCACCGTCCAATGCTAATAACATTATATCATTTTCAATTGTGTTAAGGGTTATTTATGAGAAAAATATTTCCTACCCTAGTAATATATTAATTTGAAAAATAGGATTGATTTAGCCCTTTATTATATCCTATTTAAGACTAGCTTTTGACATACTTAATTTTCGACTTTCCACGAATGAGTATTTTAACGTCTCTTAGTTTTCTTTgtctaattattttatatttatttatttaaatttattaaattattattcaaactaattaaaatataatcaagTTATGATTATGTAGATAAATTAATATCTTTATTACTACCCCTTGTCTTTCTCAAACTTGTTGACCTTATCACCTTTGATGACGCCTTTTGTTTTTCCCATCTCATATCTCACTCATCCCCTACATTAAAAGTCCTAGATTTAGAGACGAAAAGAAAGATCAATAAAGAAAGGATACGATAggatttattttgtttttgatttAATAAGTAGtgtatttttctttcattttttcttCTGGTTAAACCTAAAATACAACTGTAGCTAATCCTCTCACGAACATCTCATGCCGTGCTCGATTGCATTTCTCTTCTCTTTAGCTTTTTGTTGTTGATTTTTGGCTTGTTTTGTTGATGAAGAATTAATGCCTTCCTTGTGTCGTTAACTCTACACCGGTGCTTAGATTCTGGCGTCTTCTGCTTCCTCTACTATTGCATGCTAATTTTGACAccaaaaaacaaaagagaaaacacgAATGTACAACAAAGGAGAAGAATTCTTATCATCATATGAAGCATACGGGACACTTGGAATTGTGCAAGACATTGATGTTGACAAAAGAAAGATAGATATTACCTCTTTATTGCAATTTGTAAGATGATAACCCCACAATGTTGGTTGGGAAAAGATTACATCTTTATTGCATTTGTATGATCATAACCCCACAGTTTCGGCTGGGAAAAAAGCCAAGACGTTGATGTTGATTGGGAAAAGAGACACATAGCTCCTTCGTCCTCATCCATCAAAATAGGTACAAGGAGGTGATGATGGTTACTCCATGAaatcatccatgtctaacttccCATAGACCCAACAAGGAACTCGGTGAACGTGTCCTTTCCTTTTTACCAAGGTTGTAAGTGAATAGTGAGGCAAGTCAAACTCTATCGTTGACCAATGCCATATTTGTTCCAACTCAATTGACACATAGATCCAATGCGCTGGTATTATTGTTAACTTAGGTTGAACATTTTGGATGCTCATTGAGCGGAATATGTGATGAAAGTTACATGAGAATATACATTAGGCCTCTTCGAATCTTCATCACACATCGGTACCACAATCTAGCTAAATAAATGAAGTGACGTCCAAAAAAATGGGATTTGGTATCATCGGGAACAATCAAACAGCCTTTGAGAACCACTCGCCTCCTCAACAATCAAACATCCAAAGTAGTGTTTCAGATGCAGTAAAAAGTTAGGAACATTTTCCTTTGTACATCACACCAACACCATCATCGCTCTGGCTTCTTATCCGACAGATGTTTCAGCAGATCCGCAGTAAACTGCTCCAAGTTCTTGCTTGACGAACCAGTCGGAGTCACCGCACTCTTGACCGCCTTCTGAGCTCCCTCCATCTCCTTCCTCAGCGCACCGCCTACTTCTCCCATCAGGCTGTCGATTCTCCTCGACACTTCCGCTCCCCTCACCTCACCGATGCTTCCGACGTCGATCCCTATCCTCAGGTCCTCCACCACCAGCTTCCGGTTCGTTGGCTGGTCCGCCCTCACCGGGAAGCACAGCATCGGCACCCCGCACCACATGCTCTCCAGGatcgagttccacccgcagtgcgtCAGGAATCCGCCCACCGCCTGGTGCAGCAGGACTTGCTTCTGACGGCACCACGGCACCACCATCCCCCTCCCTTTGCATGCCTCGATGAACCCCTCGGGAAGTGGGCTGGCCTCCGAGCTTCCGCTTCCTGGCCGAATCACCCATATGAAGCTGAATTTGCTGCCGAGGACTCCGTAGGCGATCTCGTCCATGTCCCTCTTGCTAACCCGGGCGATGCTTCCGAACGAAATATAGAGCACGGAGCGCGGTGGCATGGAGTGGAGCCACTGCGAGCAATCCAGCTCGGGCCATAGGCTGGTCGCTGCCCCGCCTTCGCCGGAGGCGGGAACGATGGGCCCCACGGCGTAGAATGGCCGCTCCTGCTGCAGCGCCCCGATGACCTCTGCTTCGAGCTCCTGCACCGTGTTGCACAGCACGAAGTCGGCCCCCTTGGCCTCCTCGAATGCCTTACCGACGTTCCTGAGCACCCGCCATGACGCCTCCGGCGAGTGAAAGAACGACACGAGGTCTGTCGGCTCGATGGACGGCACGCCGGGTATGTACATGATGGCATCCTTGCGAGTCTCTGTTCGGTCACCATGAAAAAACATGAAGGTCGATCGATCCATCACGAAGGTGAGTGTTCGTCGCAAAGGATGTATACCAACCTGTAGGAGAACCAAAGTGGCCATTTTCGACGAGGAGGTGCACGTGGTAGTAGATGGCGAAGATAAGCGCAGCCTCGGTCCAGAAGGAGACATAAGGCAGCCCAAACTTCTTGGCCAAGGTCGAAGGCCACACGTTGAAGGTGTCGGAGATGAGGACGTCGATAGGGGGCTCCGCGAGCAGGAGCTTCCGCATCAGCTCTTCGACATGGGAGGGGAGCAGGTGGTAGAAGGCATCGGAAAATTGATCCCGATGCAAGGTCCTATCGAAGGACACGGGCAGGCCGTCGCTCACGAGCTCGGAGCGGATGTCCATGCCCATCGAGCGGGCGTCGGCGAAGACCTCGTGGCCGTCAACGGACACGGCACCGGATGCGGCGCGCTGGTGGTGGAACGCCTCAGTGGTGACGAAGGTGACGATGAAGCCCCTGGCGGCGAGCTTGACAGCGAAGTTGGCGGCCGGCGTGAAGTGGCCTTGGAAGGGCACGGTCACGAAGAGGGCGTGGTGCTTGGTGATTCCCTCCGAATCGGCCATTTTTCTTTTACTGTTTTTGCTGTGAAACCTTGCGGACGGTGACCACCTGCACATCACTCAATCCaacatattaaatataaaattcaaATTAGATTATTTCGAGGATAAATTATTCAGAAAAATCTTCAATAATAAAGGTTTAATAGCGCCTTTGTATTTGGTTTTTAACTGGGCACCgttttatttaaaatatcaaaaatactcCCAAAATTGGTTTGATCCTTTTTATTCAATTGAGAAGCCTGATTCAAATCTGACCAATGGAAGGGCTGGTTCGGTTCGGTCATGATTGCGGTCTAGTTCAAATGGATTCGGGTTGGATCTTGCAAAGCAAATTAagtcaagtttgaatcaaatgaTAAATGATTTATATGATGGTTGCACCATACCAGTGTAATTGGCAATGATTAGCGATCCTCTCCCTCCTTTGCTCCTCTATAGTGGTGGCATCCTCTCTAATGACTACAAACTCCTCTGCAATCTCCGACAAAGAATGATAATGACAAAGTCCTATATTTCTCTCCCGTATTTATGAAAAGCGACAACATCTCCACTATTTGGTGGTGGCAAACTTCTCTGCTCATTTTTGATATTTGTGAATAGCGGTGGCATCCTCCTCTCAGTAGTAATGACAGACTATTTTGCTTCTCTTCGATGGCGTACTCCTATGCTCCTCTCTGGTATTCACATCGGTAGCGACCTCATTACCTCTTTGGATACCAACGACAATGTCTTTGTCGATGACGGCATCCTCTCCTCTCCGACGATAAACTTCTCCTTTAAAACAaatgaaattttttaaaaaactaaTTTGTCTCATTGATGCAAGTATGTGTGCTAATCTTATTGACATTGTGATACTTCTTACAATGTGAACACTGTGTAAGGGCTTAGTTGGTAAAACAAGAGAAGATTGATAATCTAAAACTAAAAGAGGATTTTTATTGGTAAATTTTTTGTTATTGAGATGTCAATGTCATGGGTCTAGATTAGTAAACTTAGTGGAAGTATTCAAGCATTGTCATCCAGTCCTACATTACCCCCTCCTATGTCACCCCTTTAGTGGCCACTCCATGTTTCCTCAGCTACGTCACCTCCTCTATAATATATAGTTAATAATCATTGTTACATCGATCATTTTAGATGTTTTGTCTGTTAATCTATTGGTAGGAATCGATGTGACATTATATATATTTCCCTTAAGCTGTGTCATCTTCATGTTTTTATGAGGACACATTTTTATCATATAATAAATATTCCTAACAGTTCTATGTGTTGATGTACTCTATATAGTATTTTACAATATGGGACAGAGGGATCCACTTTTACTTTTGGCATTGTCCCAATTAAGTTTAGGCCGAGCAATGTTACTACGATTTGGGGGTTCCCAATTGTAGATAAGTTGTAGATGTTGAAGTAACAAGTTTGGGTTATATATTTGAGAAATACTTTAGAGATCAGCTTCCTTGTAGATAAAATATAGATATGATGTGTAGATCGGTGTCTAGTGATAATGATATTGGCATTGCTGACTTTTGTTGATTATATATTttacatatttttatatttttggtcAAACAAACTATACTTCATCCCTCATGTTGTTACTATCTtatgttgatgatttgaattcGTTTACAAACTATAACTGGGCGATGACTTTATATTCTTACTTTGTCATTAAGATTTCCACTATGGGTATTTGTATAAAGAAGTTGAAGCTTGAGGGTGGCACcacgatgattgaatatttgagagGTTGTGCACCGCTTTTGATTATAAGTCGAATATTATTTTTCTATGTACATATGAAAAGGTCAATACATATTAGTTTTAATTCTTAATtttgctaattttttttataggtaTGGCTATATGAGCATGTTGATATGTTTATGTCATCCAATTATCCTAATCATCCATGACTATAGAGATGGTTTGTTAGTAATTAGAATATTATCGACTTAAGATTATAGTAAATAATTGAAAATAAGATAATTATTAACTTAGGAGTTCATTTGGAAATATAGACATTCTTTATAACTATTATATATGCATGTTATGGAGATATATTAAGTGCTCACCCTAACCACTATTGAGTCTCATCAACTGTCGcttaatattattgatatataataatttaaaaattttatttatatatttaagatatattatttaatatattaaacTATATATATGACATACTTTGGTAAAGATCAAGAATATGCCAAGTGTAGAAAgaacgaaaataaaattaaattattataaaagataCTTGAAGATCATTGACTTTGCCATCTTGTGACCCTAGGGGTAGAGGATTATTCATTTGGATCCATTGATGATCCATTCTTCCATAGTGCATTATGTGACATCCAAGAATTGATCAAGGGCTACTCCGTCAATAGTCTATAAGTAGCATATGCTGAAACTATATCTAGCCCTAAAACAAAGCTTATATTTTTTTAGGAAGAAAAAgttatttaaatgattttaaaataatGGAGTTAAGTAGTGGAACATCTAATGATGGACTCTATTGTTATATAAATTGTTTAACAATATGATATCATCTTGGCAATTTGATTAGTGTTGTTGTGAGTTGTTTTCATGTGTTTGGTTTGTAATTATTGAATAAGTGTTTCTATTATGATTCATTATATGTGGTTGTGATAGTTCTCACTTGTGTGCGAATTTAGAAtgttttctttttgaaatatggTGCTTCGAGTTGAATTTGTGATCAAGTGCAAGCCAAGTTAAACGTGAGTATAACCCAAGTAATCTTTCTCAAACCTATCCAAATTTCCCTATAACAATCCTAATATGATCTAATAAGTTTAGTTTCACTTATCCTAATTGTTTTGACTTTATGGTGGCTAATTGTCCAAATAGGATGCTTTTGATTGAATATGTGATCGTGTGTAGCTCGAgtgtgttgggaagaaacctgttaatgcggaataattctttccctctttgtgtatcaaaataggttcctcatcaaaataccaacttgatgaggaacctattttgatacacaaagagggaaagaattattccgcattaacaggtttcttcccaacaagtggtatcagagcatcaggttgtttggtgctagttttcttgtgtgattgaaatggagcagtcagatggtatgattaaattgaactcatcaaattattccacttggaggcgtctgatggaagatttgctctattgcaaagatttgtacaagcctatcaaggttaaagataaaccttctattatggacgatgaagaatgagaagttcaacatagaaaagctattgcctatattagaagatagatggatataaatttgcatgagcatatttcagatgaaaccagagctgatgttgtttggcaaaggttagaaaatctttttgcgaaaaaaacagtgggaaatagaatttctctcctcagaaggcttgtaaatttgaagtataaagatggtggtaacattattgagcacataagcctatttcagagtcttgcaaacaagttggttgctatgaaaatgaatatagatgatgagatgcagggattattacttctcagctctttaccagaaagttgggaaacgtatgtggtgactatttgtaactccacgccagaggggactctaaccatagatatggttaaagacagtttgctaaatgaagatgcaagaaggaaagaacagggtgaatcttcttctggtgcatttgttactgaaaaacaagaaagacgtggaagaagtcatagcagaaatccatatggttatagaggaagatccaagtctagaagagatatcaaatgttttcactgtaacagaccaggtcacatgaagaaagagtgtaggttttggaagcgagaacagaatgaaatgaagaaaaatgagaaagagaccaatacagttgctgctgaaggtaatatcactattgtctgtgatgaaggttgtgttagccttgtagctcaggacagtaattgggtaattgactctggtgcttcatttcatgttacttctcatggtgatttctttagatcttacactgctggtgattttggtaatgtcagaatgggaaacaatggtacatctaagattgtgggtattggagatatttgcttggagaccagtattgggagcaaattgatactcatagatgtaaggcatgttccagatattcgtcttaacttgatatctacaggtagacttgatgatgagggctttgcacattattttggtgaaagtaaatggaaactcactaaaggttctctaattgtggcaaaaggaaagaagattaactctttttatgtcatggaagctaagctacacaaaggagagattaatgcaattcgaaaaggtgaaagtatagatctttggcataagaggcttggacatatcagcgagaagggacttcaaactcttgctaaaaagcagttcttaccagagttgcaaggtacatctcttaaatcttgtgatcattgcttagctggaaaaacacatagagttgcatttcagacatatccatcatctagaagatctgatgttattgatttagttcatactgatgtttgtactatgcaaactagaactcttggaggtgctctttattttgttacttttattgatgaccattctagaaaagtttgggcttttgctttgaaatctaaagaccaggtactcgatgctttcaaggagtttcatgtcaatgttgaaagggaaactggcagaaagctaaagtgtcttcgatcagataatggtggcgagtacaggggtccttttgagaattattgcaggttccatggtatcaggcttgagaaaacagttcctaaaactcctcaacagaacggtgtggcagaaaggatgaacagaaccattgaagaaaggattaggtgtatgctttcccatgccaagttaccaaagtcattttggggggaggctatgagaactacagttgatctgataaatctttctccatcagttcctctgcaaggtgatgttccagagagagtatggagaggaaaagatatatcttataatcatttgagagtctttgggtgtaaagcatttgttcatattcccaaagatgagaggtctaagcttgataataaggcaaaagcatgtatcttcttgggatatggtcatgaagagtttgggtacagattatgggatccagtgaacaagaagattattagaagcagagatgttgtgtttcttgaagaccaattgtttgatgatggtgataatgttgagaagccagaaacctctgtttatattccttggagtttgggtccagttccttcacctgtagttcatgatgatcatgggggagatgaacaagaagatagtggtgagaataccagtgatgatacacctacagttgatgat
Coding sequences within:
- the LOC103988796 gene encoding UDP-glycosyltransferase 86A2-like, which gives rise to MCRWSPSARFHSKNSKRKMADSEGITKHHALFVTVPFQGHFTPAANFAVKLAARGFIVTFVTTEAFHHQRAASGAVSVDGHEVFADARSMGMDIRSELVSDGLPVSFDRTLHRDQFSDAFYHLLPSHVEELMRKLLLAEPPIDVLISDTFNVWPSTLAKKFGLPYVSFWTEAALIFAIYYHVHLLVENGHFGSPTETRKDAIMYIPGVPSIEPTDLVSFFHSPEASWRVLRNVGKAFEEAKGADFVLCNTVQELEAEVIGALQQERPFYAVGPIVPASGEGGAATSLWPELDCSQWLHSMPPRSVLYISFGSIARVSKRDMDEIAYGVLGSKFSFIWVIRPGSGSSEASPLPEGFIEACKGRGMVVPWCRQKQVLLHQAVGGFLTHCGWNSILESMWCGVPMLCFPVRADQPTNRKLVVEDLRIGIDVGSIGEVRGAEVSRRIDSLMGEVGGALRKEMEGAQKAVKSAVTPTGSSSKNLEQFTADLLKHLSDKKPER